The following proteins are co-located in the Callithrix jacchus isolate 240 chromosome 10, calJac240_pri, whole genome shotgun sequence genome:
- the TMEM45B gene encoding transmembrane protein 45B isoform X2, with amino-acid sequence MANFKGHALPGSFFLIIGLWWSVKHPLKYFNHKQKNSLLHCYYQRVEIFEAAVRTLFSITGILAEQFVPDGPHLHLYHETHWIKLMNWQHSTMYLFFAVSGIVDMLTYLVSHVPLGVDRLVMAVAVFMEGFLFYYHVHNRPPLDQHIHSLLLYALFGACVSISLEMIFRDHIVLELFRTSLLILQGTWFWQIGFVLFPPFGTPEWDQKDEANLMFITMCFCWHYLAALSIVAINYFLVYCFLTRMKRHGGGEIIGIQKLNSDHTTALLSGSDEE; translated from the exons ATGGCAAATTTCAAGGGCCATGCACTCCCAGGGAGTTTCTTCCTGATCATTGGGCTGTGGTGGTCAGTGAAGCACCCTCTGAAGTACTTCAATCACAAGCAGAAGAACAGCCTACTGCATTGCTATTATCAGCGTGTCGAGATCTTCGAAGCCGCAGTCAGGACCTTGTTTTCCATCACTG GGATCCTGGCAGAGCAGTTTGTTCCAGACGGGCCCCACCTGCACCTCTACCATGAGACCCACTGGATAAAGTTAATGAATTGGCAGCACAGCACCATGTACCTATTCTTTGCAGTCTCAGGAATTGTTGACATGCTCACCTATCTGGTCAGCCACGTTCCCTTGGGGGTGGACAGACTGGTTATGGCTGTGGCAGTATTCATGGAAG GTTTCCTCTTCTACTACCACGTCCATAACCGGCCTCCGCTGGACCAACACATCCACTCACTGCTGCTGTATGCTCTCTTTGGAGCGTGTGTCAGTATCTCTCTAGAGATGATCTTCCGGGACCACATTGTGCTGGAACTTTTCCGAACCAGTCTCCTCATTCTTCAAGGAACCTGGTTCTGGCAG ATTGGGTTTGTGCTATTCCCACCTTTTGGAACACCCGAATGGGACCAGAAGGATGAGGCCAACCTCATGTTCATCACCATGTGCTTCTGCTGGCACTACCTGGCTGCCCTCAGCATCGTGGCCATCAACTATTTTCTTGTTTACTG CTTTTTGACTCGGATGAAGAGGCATGGAGGAGGAGAAATCATTGGAATTCAGAAGCTGAATTCAGATCACACGACAGCCCTCCTGAGTGGCTCAGATGAGGAATAA
- the TMEM45B gene encoding transmembrane protein 45B isoform X1: MGGPPRSWAVMERGLRLAGVLMANFKGHALPGSFFLIIGLWWSVKHPLKYFNHKQKNSLLHCYYQRVEIFEAAVRTLFSITGILAEQFVPDGPHLHLYHETHWIKLMNWQHSTMYLFFAVSGIVDMLTYLVSHVPLGVDRLVMAVAVFMEGFLFYYHVHNRPPLDQHIHSLLLYALFGACVSISLEMIFRDHIVLELFRTSLLILQGTWFWQIGFVLFPPFGTPEWDQKDEANLMFITMCFCWHYLAALSIVAINYFLVYCFLTRMKRHGGGEIIGIQKLNSDHTTALLSGSDEE, from the exons GTGTCCTGATGGCAAATTTCAAGGGCCATGCACTCCCAGGGAGTTTCTTCCTGATCATTGGGCTGTGGTGGTCAGTGAAGCACCCTCTGAAGTACTTCAATCACAAGCAGAAGAACAGCCTACTGCATTGCTATTATCAGCGTGTCGAGATCTTCGAAGCCGCAGTCAGGACCTTGTTTTCCATCACTG GGATCCTGGCAGAGCAGTTTGTTCCAGACGGGCCCCACCTGCACCTCTACCATGAGACCCACTGGATAAAGTTAATGAATTGGCAGCACAGCACCATGTACCTATTCTTTGCAGTCTCAGGAATTGTTGACATGCTCACCTATCTGGTCAGCCACGTTCCCTTGGGGGTGGACAGACTGGTTATGGCTGTGGCAGTATTCATGGAAG GTTTCCTCTTCTACTACCACGTCCATAACCGGCCTCCGCTGGACCAACACATCCACTCACTGCTGCTGTATGCTCTCTTTGGAGCGTGTGTCAGTATCTCTCTAGAGATGATCTTCCGGGACCACATTGTGCTGGAACTTTTCCGAACCAGTCTCCTCATTCTTCAAGGAACCTGGTTCTGGCAG ATTGGGTTTGTGCTATTCCCACCTTTTGGAACACCCGAATGGGACCAGAAGGATGAGGCCAACCTCATGTTCATCACCATGTGCTTCTGCTGGCACTACCTGGCTGCCCTCAGCATCGTGGCCATCAACTATTTTCTTGTTTACTG CTTTTTGACTCGGATGAAGAGGCATGGAGGAGGAGAAATCATTGGAATTCAGAAGCTGAATTCAGATCACACGACAGCCCTCCTGAGTGGCTCAGATGAGGAATAA